A window of Apium graveolens cultivar Ventura chromosome 8, ASM990537v1, whole genome shotgun sequence contains these coding sequences:
- the LOC141678707 gene encoding CASP-like protein 1E2, whose protein sequence is MEMEEINKVVGDEEKERDVKVGMRKKVRNADLFIRLIALILSLAAAIILGLDKQTKLVPITLVSTLPPLNVSVTAKYHYLPAFTYFVVANAVACSYGAVSLVLTLANKGRKNGGLAKAIVVLDLIMVAVLATANGAAAAVGYIGHEGNTHVRWNKVCNVFGRFCNLVLAAVGVSLLGSLLFIFLVMLAVLNVHKKH, encoded by the exons atggAAATGGAGGAAATCAACAAAGTGGTGGGAGATGAAGAGAAAGAAAGAGACGTAAAGGTGGGAATGAGAAAAAAAGTGAGAAATGCAGACTTGTTTATAAGGTTGATTGCTTTGATACTGTCCCTTGCCGCAGCTATTATTCTGGGACTTGATAAACAGACAAAGCTTGTCCCCATAACCCTCGTCTCCACTCTGCCTCCGCTCAATGTCTCGGTTACCGCCAAATATCATTACCTCCCCGCCTTCAC ATACTTTGTGGTGGCAAATGCTGTTGCATGCTCGTATGGAGCTGTCTCATTAGTCCTAACATTGGCAAATAAAGGGAGAAAAAACGGAGGCTTGGCAAAGGCCATCGTGGTGCTAGACCTGATCATGGTGGCTGTCCTAGCTACCGCCAATGGAGCTGCTGCAGCTGTTGGATATATTGGCCATGAAGGCAATACACATGTACGATGGAACAAAGTTTGCAATGTTTTCGGAAGATTTTGCAACCTAGTGCTGGCTGCTGTTGGAGTTTCGCTTCTCGGATCGCTGCTGTTTATCTTCCTAGTTATGCTTGCTGTGCTGAATGTCCATAAGAAACACTAG
- the LOC141677716 gene encoding uncharacterized protein LOC141677716 isoform X1, translated as MLSIDDEDVWTQMCKRDSELAKLRNKPVEWYDDWQKIFGKDRATGEHAEAPADFIENLNKEQFEAAEFSCSTGDSHANEGKRKKAKLQDVVLASMEKMQENVVSLLKTTVEQFGVMSQRIGYEHDLGKSRREVYGIINKIHNLDSTQKLLAVSEIVDKPADVDLFLSLPEDMQAEFVHLKLSGHV; from the exons ATGCTGAGTATTGATGATGAAGATGTGTGGACTCAAATGTGCAAG AGAGATTCGGAGTTAGCTAAGCTTCGTAACAAGCCTGTAGAGTGGTACGATGATTGGCAGAAAATTTTCGGTAAGGATAGAGCTACAGGTGAACATGCTGAGGCCCCTGCGGATTTCATTGAAAATCTTAATAAAGAGCAATTTGAAGCTGCTGAATTTTCGTGTTCTACTGGTGATTCACATGCAAATGAAGGAAAGAGGAAAAAAGCAAAGTTACAAGATGTTGTATTGGCATCAATGGAGAAAATGCAAGAAAATGTTGTGAGCCTATTGAAAACAACTGTCGAACAATTTGGAGTAATGAGTCAAAGAATTGGATATGAGCATGATTTGGGCAAGTCACGACGAGAAGTATATGGCATCATTAACAAGATTCACAATTTAGACAGTACACAAAAGTTGTTAGCAGTTTCAGAAATAGTCGATAAGCCCGCGGATGTTGATCTATTTTTAAGCCTCCCTGAAGATATGCAAGCTGAATTCGTGCATTTAAAGTTAAGTGGGCATGTGTGA
- the LOC141677716 gene encoding uncharacterized protein LOC141677716 isoform X2 has protein sequence MLSGVCTPNMMFAYVLPGWEGSVADGRVLRDAITRKNGLRVPAGYYYLCDAGYTNGDGFMAPHRIQRYHLATWKGKRPTCPEEYFNNVIV, from the exons ATGCTTTCAG GAGTATGTACACCGAATATGATGTTCGCCTATGTGTTACCTGGTTGGGAAGGCTCTGTTGCAGATGGCAGAGTACTTCGAGATGCAATTACTCGTAAGAATGGTTTACGAGTTCCTGCTG GATATTATTATCTTTGTGATGCTGGTTATACAAATGGTGATGGATTCATGGCTCCACATAGAATACAGAGATACCATTTAGCAACATGGAAAGGGAAGCGTCCGACTTGTCCTGAAGAATACTTTAATAATGTCATAGTTTAG
- the LOC141680418 gene encoding protein FAR1-RELATED SEQUENCE 5-like — protein sequence MKDVVPCVGMIFDSLDEAKSFYRGYDRSIGFEIIIRSSHRHSRNGGISSRLYICRKGGRLGPKSFEVEDRVKGKRPRDVIPRTCCRARMCVAHKVSSNKWKVTKVNLEHNHVMVTSDKVQFMQTSRNIDPFTRSLIELFNKSGIETPKVMNLLSETCGGIEKVGFSAQDIRNVIRDIRRRVFDSGDAECGLVLLRDLQKQSDGNFSTEWMWMRRIGSGVWCGLILVCSTRTRILEMW from the coding sequence ATGAAGGATGTAGTTCCTTGTGTTGGTATGATATTTGATTCGTTGGATGAAGCGAAAAGTTTTTATCGAGGTTATGATCGAAGTATAGGGTTTGAGATAATTATTCGAAGTAGTCATAGGCATTCAAGAAATGGTGGTATATCGTCACGTTTGTATATATGTCGAAAGGGTGGAAGATTGGGCCCAAAATCCTTTGAAGTTGAAGATAGGGTTAAAGGGAAACGACCTCGAGATGTCATTCCTCGAACTTGTTGTCGTGCTCGTATGTGTGTTGCTCACAAAGTAAGCTCAAACAAATGGAAAGTAACCAAGGTTAACCTAGAGCACAATCATGTTATGGTTACATCGGATAAGGTACAATTCATGCAAACATCACGCAACATAGATCCATTTACCCGATCTTTGATTGAGTTATTCAACAAATCGGGTATCGAGACCCCGAAAGTGATGAATTTACTTAGTGAGACGTGTGGTGGTATTGAAAAAGTTGGTTTTTCCGCTCAAGACATACGAAATGTAATACGTGACATTCGAAGACGGGTTTTTGATTCCGGTGATGCGGAGTGTGGATTGGTTTTGTTACGAGACTTGCAAAAACAAAGTGATGGAAATTTTTCTACCGAGTGGATGTGGATGAGGAGAATCGGGTCAGGGGTTTGGTGTGGGTTGATCCTCGTTTGCTCAACGCGTACAAGAATTTTGGAGATGTGGTAA
- the LOC141680419 gene encoding protein FAR1-RELATED SEQUENCE 5-like, which translates to MPLSRLCLTPTIHIVRGILVASFPRNYLLCIINTRSSRRINAYIYKSLSPTEFEGRWEDLKEKYDLENHNWLNDMYVIRRQWVFAFTKQYFAAGMTTTSRSESMNSFFDEYVKASTSLKEFIENSQKASESQYLRKVQADFDTEYKERRLLSNSSMEIHASRIYTKEMFKRFQKELQKSQSFVVKNMKGCGDYLSKMYLVEKSTLPEIYRRNFFLTVSIDGSYSCTCKKIEHSEMICRHMIRYFNKKQKTMIPPDLVTMRYTINGNKVAGPLPCTPQMLGNVVESQTARYSGLCKAFQGLSVVGSYSVSRYNYLMSVIERENEYVIKSFPGEERETNK; encoded by the coding sequence ATGCCATTGTCGAGGTTATGCCTAACACCAACCATACATATTGTACGTGGCATATTAGTAGCAAGTTTCCCAAGAAACTATCTACTTTGTATAATCAATACTCGGAGTTCAAGACGGATTAATGCATATATCTACAAGTCATTGTCACCAACGGAATTTGAAGGTAGGTGGGAGGATTTGAAagagaaatatgatcttgaaaatCACAATTGGCTAAATGATATGTATGTAATTAGACGACAATGGGTTTTTGCTTTCACGAAACAATATTTTGCCGCCGGCATGACTACCACCTCAAGGAGCGAGTCTATGAATTCATTTTTTGATGAGTATGTGAAAGCGTCGACCAGTTtgaaagaattcattgagaattCACAAAAAGCTTCGGAGTCACAATATTTACGGAAGGTTCAAGCCGATTTTGACACCGAGTACAAGGAAAGGAGACTATTATCTAACTCGTCAATGGAGATACATGCCTCCAGGATATACACAAAAGAGATGTTTAAGCGATTTCAAAAAGAGCTTCAAAAAAGTCAATCTTTTGTTGTGAAAAACATGAAAGGTTGTGGAGATTATCTTTCAAAGATGTATTTGGTAGAAAAGTCCACCTTGCCGGAGATTTATAGAAGGAATTTTTTCTTGACGGTTTCCATCGACGGGAGTTATTCTTGTACATGTAAAAAAATTGAACATTCCGAGATGATTTGTAGACACATGATCCGTTACtttaacaagaaacaaaagaCGATGATACCGCCAGATCTTGTCACAATGAGGTACACAATAAACGGAAACAAAGTTGCGGGACCTCTACCGTGTACCCCTCAGATGCTTGGTAATGTTGTAGAATCTCAAACGGCaagatatagtggattgtgtaaAGCTTTCCAAGGTTTGTCCGTTGTTGGTAGTTACTCCGTTTCGCGGTATAATTACTTGATGAGCGTGATCGAAAGAGAAAATGAGTATGTGATTAAGTCTTTTCCGGGAGAAGAGAGAGAAACAAATAAATGA